A region of Fibrobacter succinogenes subsp. succinogenes S85 DNA encodes the following proteins:
- a CDS encoding FISUMP domain-containing protein codes for MTLIASICACVDRNVAGGISEETEGVVAITDKTIAGVSQKGPFAKGSNVYLKETKDDGSLTPTGKEFYATIRNNKGQFKIENINLESQYALLTVEGYYTRESTNMFSSCAISLNAATDLSKRNSTNINLLTHFEYQRILNLVESGATFAKAKAQAEKEIFAAFGYEKPDRTAEDLDITGESEEDRILHEISVMVDNGLDNSYTPSCEKSKALIDTIANDFATDGIFSDSLTAAILEFSYQKNTSNTLRILKQYAGLGACSPVEAGNTYKMQRTVFVGGFGYDYAICTGTSWSLLDSDEYNNATAAIQHKTGIMTDPRDGKTYKTTSFTTNGKNYEWMAENLQYAEGKYTWTEAMAIDDSLVNKPNSSSILKDDSVHQGICPENWHIPGFWEWKDLLKYVGSPNKLYSKNWNKIYFTGFQLEDNMDFNAEPTFFEPYIDCDGCNSPYANFITYTLEPITLDRATTIYQHYITDYYYTYIPTKVNDYAEYADQIVKAISKGTLNIVSALFASDYDASDPYIPYPYFTIIVSTKTNFEVNVRCVKN; via the coding sequence TTGACTCTTATCGCAAGTATTTGTGCTTGCGTTGATCGCAATGTTGCAGGCGGCATCAGCGAAGAAACCGAAGGCGTTGTCGCCATCACAGACAAGACTATCGCTGGCGTTTCGCAGAAAGGGCCGTTCGCCAAAGGCTCCAATGTCTACCTCAAAGAAACGAAGGATGACGGAAGCCTGACCCCCACGGGCAAGGAATTCTACGCCACCATTCGAAACAACAAAGGCCAATTCAAGATTGAAAATATCAATCTCGAAAGCCAATACGCGCTATTGACCGTCGAAGGCTACTATACCAGAGAATCCACGAATATGTTCTCGAGTTGCGCCATTTCGCTGAACGCAGCCACCGACTTAAGCAAGCGCAATTCCACGAACATCAACCTGCTCACGCATTTTGAATACCAGCGCATTTTGAATCTCGTTGAATCCGGAGCAACATTCGCCAAAGCAAAAGCCCAAGCTGAAAAAGAAATTTTCGCCGCATTCGGCTACGAAAAACCAGATCGAACCGCCGAAGACTTGGACATTACAGGAGAAAGCGAAGAAGACCGAATTCTACATGAAATCAGCGTAATGGTCGATAATGGTTTGGATAACAGTTACACCCCCTCCTGCGAAAAAAGCAAAGCACTTATTGACACCATTGCTAACGATTTTGCCACAGACGGGATCTTTAGCGATAGCTTAACTGCCGCAATTCTAGAATTCTCTTATCAAAAAAATACTAGTAACACCCTCCGCATTTTAAAACAGTACGCAGGACTTGGAGCATGCTCCCCCGTAGAAGCCGGTAATACATATAAAATGCAAAGAACCGTTTTCGTAGGAGGATTCGGCTATGATTATGCAATTTGTACAGGAACAAGCTGGAGTCTTCTTGATAGCGATGAATACAACAATGCTACTGCAGCAATCCAACACAAAACAGGAATCATGACCGATCCGCGAGACGGCAAAACCTATAAAACAACAAGTTTCACAACTAACGGAAAAAATTACGAATGGATGGCCGAAAACCTCCAGTACGCAGAAGGCAAATACACTTGGACCGAAGCGATGGCCATAGATGACAGTCTTGTCAACAAGCCTAACTCATCATCTATTTTAAAAGACGATTCCGTTCATCAGGGAATCTGTCCTGAAAATTGGCATATCCCCGGATTTTGGGAATGGAAGGATCTTCTTAAATATGTCGGCTCGCCAAATAAGCTTTACAGCAAAAATTGGAACAAAATCTATTTCACGGGATTTCAGCTTGAAGACAATATGGACTTTAATGCCGAACCCACATTTTTTGAACCCTATATTGATTGCGACGGTTGCAACAGCCCATACGCCAACTTCATCACATACACACTAGAGCCTATTACATTAGATCGAGCTACAACAATATATCAACATTACATTACCGATTACTACTACACTTATATTCCTACGAAAGTTAATGATTACGCTGAATACGCAGATCAAATTGTTAAAGCAATATCTAAAGGAACATTAAATATCGTTTCTGCTTTATTTGCATCAGATTATGATGCTAGCGACCCATACATTCCATACCCCTATTTTACGATTATTGTATCTACAAAAACAAACTTTGAAGTCAACGTTCGATGCGTTAAAAATTAA
- a CDS encoding PD40 domain-containing protein: MKKFALISAIGFLAASAFAAQGAPMGASVDPTPEEQKALDALKGKIEGAIVWATSRANPHHDIWIMNADGTNARALTKSNNVDWFPRIAPDGSKVLFNRSKGGWVPENDANYPEKWDLWTVGIDGTNETKIVENATWGTWRPDGKSIVFSRAGKVFTMDLASKKETLVLDGEKVFKKAGVILQEPNMSPDGKHLAITLRGSMRETGVWDLTKNVWTKSGDGCQIDWNFDGTKLYRVNPTGNGGTAAPSEILWFTAKDGKQVEKVGFFGIPKNVKLMDLPGRRSHEYFPRLSPDGKWLVWGATDKGHDHDLFDYELYIWKIGEPVETATRITYNSGNDRWPDIWFGKVPVSATPAATAKAVETAANATAAAIAGGVSDAKMDELIKAIDRLTEAVKALAPQK; this comes from the coding sequence ATGAAAAAGTTTGCATTGATTTCCGCAATTGGCTTTTTGGCCGCATCAGCTTTTGCTGCACAGGGCGCTCCGATGGGCGCGTCTGTTGACCCGACTCCTGAAGAACAGAAGGCTCTCGATGCCTTGAAGGGCAAAATCGAAGGTGCTATTGTCTGGGCGACGAGCCGTGCAAATCCGCATCATGACATTTGGATTATGAACGCAGACGGGACGAATGCCCGTGCGCTTACCAAGAGCAATAATGTGGACTGGTTCCCGCGTATCGCCCCGGATGGATCCAAGGTGCTCTTCAACCGCAGCAAGGGCGGCTGGGTTCCTGAAAACGATGCCAACTATCCGGAAAAGTGGGACTTGTGGACTGTCGGCATTGATGGCACGAACGAGACGAAGATTGTTGAAAATGCCACGTGGGGTACTTGGCGCCCGGATGGCAAGTCCATTGTGTTTAGCCGTGCAGGCAAGGTCTTTACGATGGACCTCGCGAGCAAAAAAGAAACACTCGTGCTTGATGGTGAAAAGGTCTTCAAGAAGGCGGGCGTGATTTTGCAGGAACCGAACATGAGTCCGGATGGCAAGCACCTCGCGATTACACTCCGCGGTTCAATGCGCGAAACGGGCGTGTGGGACTTGACGAAGAATGTGTGGACAAAGTCCGGTGACGGTTGCCAGATTGACTGGAATTTTGACGGCACTAAGCTCTACCGCGTGAACCCCACGGGTAATGGTGGTACGGCTGCTCCGAGTGAAATTTTGTGGTTTACTGCTAAGGATGGCAAGCAGGTGGAAAAGGTCGGCTTCTTTGGAATCCCGAAGAATGTGAAGCTGATGGATTTGCCGGGTCGCCGCAGTCATGAATACTTCCCGCGTTTGTCTCCGGATGGCAAGTGGCTTGTGTGGGGTGCGACAGACAAGGGCCACGACCACGATTTGTTCGACTACGAGCTTTATATTTGGAAGATTGGCGAACCGGTTGAAACTGCAACTCGCATTACGTATAATAGTGGCAACGACCGCTGGCCGGATATTTGGTTTGGCAAAGTCCCGGTGAGCGCGACTCCTGCAGCAACGGCTAAGGCTGTTGAAACTGCCGCAAATGCAACTGCTGCCGCGATTGCCGGTGGCGTAAGCGATGCCAAGATGGATGAACTCATCAAGGCGATTGACCGATTGACCGAAGCCGTGAAGGCGCTTGCTCCGCAGAAATAG
- a CDS encoding THUMP domain-containing class I SAM-dependent RNA methyltransferase has product MSDALEKRIKKHIIGKPHRFLAVSPLGFEQTLSRELEIILGESATEQPHATGDGKVEFTTKLTEAWKVVAVSRTANRVLMEIANFKAENFRDLEKKASEIPWELYFDKKTGNALQTRDESIIPSNSKLVTSNLPHIHVTCKHSRLYHSDAIAERLYKIIEGVSLPLASADTASATPSAGTPRNAPAQNENRSIQQNLYVNFLDDRCTIWLDLAGEELYKRGFERFVNDAPLKETIASAMIFEAFYTASLTTNHQPQTTLIDPMSGSGTFSLEAACIANKIIPGTCRDFALKHQPAFKEATWNFLIRQETRDDKCVGRVSRPCLHEHDRVQHLGLERSDNPKTNSETAAIAKIITSDISERAVSIIKHNIECCPLASISPAPIAPQQKDFFSYTAKEIVDACGDTSPILVLNPPYGKRLDFDAPKLYTQIGKKLTELARDLHNFGKTLTVAILAPKDDTRNGAKYTCTANLLRECAALSPEQSPTAKVIQTSHGGFSLNAIFATI; this is encoded by the coding sequence ATGAGTGACGCTCTCGAAAAACGCATCAAGAAACACATCATCGGAAAGCCACACCGCTTTTTAGCCGTGTCTCCGCTTGGTTTTGAACAAACTCTTTCGAGAGAATTAGAAATCATTTTAGGCGAAAGCGCAACGGAACAGCCACACGCCACTGGGGACGGCAAAGTCGAATTTACCACAAAACTCACTGAAGCGTGGAAAGTCGTCGCCGTAAGCCGCACCGCCAACCGCGTGCTCATGGAAATCGCAAATTTCAAGGCCGAGAACTTCCGCGATCTCGAAAAGAAAGCCTCCGAAATCCCGTGGGAACTGTATTTTGACAAGAAAACGGGCAACGCCCTACAGACGAGAGACGAGAGTATTATTCCTAGTAACTCAAAACTAGTAACTAGTAACTTACCACACATTCACGTTACTTGCAAGCATTCGCGACTGTACCATAGTGACGCCATCGCCGAAAGGTTATACAAAATAATAGAAGGGGTAAGCCTCCCCCTCGCTTCTGCCGACACGGCATCCGCTACCCCCTCTGCGGGGACACCCCGCAACGCCCCGGCGCAAAACGAGAATCGCAGCATTCAACAAAATCTCTACGTCAATTTCTTAGATGACCGTTGCACCATTTGGCTAGACCTCGCCGGTGAAGAACTCTACAAACGCGGTTTTGAACGATTCGTGAACGACGCCCCGCTCAAAGAAACCATCGCCTCCGCGATGATCTTCGAAGCTTTCTATACAGCGTCCCTAACCACTAACCACCAACCACAAACCACTCTTATTGATCCCATGTCCGGCAGCGGCACATTCAGTCTTGAAGCCGCCTGCATTGCAAACAAAATCATTCCTGGCACCTGTCGCGATTTTGCACTCAAGCACCAGCCCGCTTTCAAAGAAGCCACGTGGAATTTTTTGATTAGACAAGAGACGAGAGACGACAAATGCGTAGGACGAGTGTCGCGACCATGCTTGCATGAGCATGACCGAGTCCAGCATTTGGGATTAGAGCGAAGCGATAATCCAAAGACGAACAGTGAAACAGCGGCAATCGCGAAAATCATCACAAGCGACATTTCCGAACGCGCGGTAAGCATCATCAAGCACAACATAGAATGTTGCCCGCTCGCAAGTATTTCTCCAGCCCCAATCGCACCGCAACAAAAAGATTTCTTCAGCTACACCGCAAAAGAAATTGTAGACGCCTGCGGTGACACCTCGCCCATTCTCGTGCTAAACCCACCCTACGGCAAGCGCCTTGACTTTGACGCACCCAAGCTTTACACGCAAATAGGCAAAAAGCTAACGGAACTCGCCCGCGACTTACACAATTTTGGCAAAACGCTCACAGTCGCCATCCTCGCCCCGAAAGACGACACCCGCAATGGAGCCAAGTACACCTGCACCGCAAACCTTTTGCGCGAATGTGCCGCCTTGTCGCCAGAGCAATCCCCAACCGCGAAAGTCATCCAAACAAGCCACGGCGGCTTTAGCCTCAACGCCATCTTTGCAACAATCTAG
- the ilvD gene encoding dihydroxy-acid dehydratase produces the protein MPKLRSLKTMEGREMAGARALWHATGTKVEDFGKPVICVVNSYTQFVPGHVHLKDVGQVVARAIEAAGGVAKEMNTIAVDDGIAMGHDGMLYSLPSRDLIADSTEYMANAHRADALVCISNCDKVTPGMLMAAMRLNIPAIFVSGGPMEAGHVTTKDGKDRALDLIDAMIDSADNTISDEEVADIEANACPTCGSCSGMFTANSMNSLTEALGLSLPGNGTIVATHAERKKLFEAAGKRIVELCHQYYDLNDESILPRSIATKDAFENAMRLDIAMGGSSNTVLHLLAVAQEAGVDFTMKDIDRLSRNTPCICKVAPTVHNIHVENVNRAGGIMGIIGELDRMGLIHKSAKTVHAATMGDALEANDLKRNPTAEAKQRYLAGPGRKYNIEAFSQNFMYPDHDLDRANGAIRDGEHAYTKDGGLAVLYGNLAIDGCIVKTAGVDESIWKFTGPAIVFESQEEAVNGILGNKVKAGDVVVIRYEGPKGGPGMQEMLYPTSHLKSRHLGKSCALLTDGRFSGGTSGLSIGHASPEAANKGNIGLVHTGDVIEIDIPNRTINVELTDEELAARRKEMESRGAKAWKPENRDRVVSKALQAYAAMASSADKGAVRDLSLIGVK, from the coding sequence ATGCCGAAACTTCGTTCGCTCAAGACTATGGAAGGCCGCGAAATGGCCGGAGCACGCGCCCTGTGGCACGCAACTGGAACTAAGGTGGAAGACTTTGGTAAGCCCGTCATTTGCGTGGTGAACAGCTACACCCAGTTTGTACCGGGTCATGTCCACCTCAAGGATGTCGGCCAGGTTGTCGCTCGTGCGATCGAAGCTGCCGGCGGTGTCGCTAAGGAAATGAACACCATCGCAGTCGATGACGGTATCGCCATGGGCCACGACGGCATGCTCTACAGCTTGCCGAGCCGCGACCTCATTGCCGACTCCACCGAATACATGGCAAACGCTCACCGCGCAGACGCACTCGTCTGCATTTCTAACTGCGACAAGGTGACTCCGGGTATGCTCATGGCTGCCATGCGCCTCAACATTCCGGCAATCTTCGTTTCTGGCGGCCCGATGGAAGCTGGCCACGTCACGACGAAGGACGGTAAGGACCGCGCTCTCGACTTGATCGACGCCATGATCGATTCTGCAGACAACACCATCAGCGATGAAGAAGTTGCCGACATCGAAGCAAACGCTTGCCCGACTTGCGGTTCCTGCTCCGGCATGTTCACCGCAAACTCAATGAACTCCCTTACCGAAGCCCTCGGCCTTAGCTTGCCTGGCAACGGCACCATCGTTGCAACGCATGCCGAACGTAAGAAACTCTTCGAAGCTGCCGGTAAGCGCATCGTGGAACTCTGCCACCAGTATTACGATTTGAACGACGAAAGCATCCTCCCGCGCAGCATCGCCACGAAGGACGCCTTCGAAAACGCAATGCGCCTCGACATCGCCATGGGCGGTTCTTCTAACACAGTGCTTCACTTGCTCGCCGTCGCTCAGGAAGCTGGCGTGGACTTCACCATGAAGGACATTGACCGCCTCTCCCGCAACACGCCGTGCATCTGCAAGGTCGCTCCGACCGTCCACAACATCCACGTTGAAAACGTGAACCGCGCAGGCGGTATCATGGGCATCATCGGTGAACTCGACCGCATGGGCCTCATCCACAAGAGCGCAAAGACTGTTCACGCCGCCACGATGGGCGACGCTCTCGAAGCAAACGACCTCAAGCGTAATCCGACTGCCGAAGCCAAGCAGCGCTACCTCGCAGGTCCGGGCCGCAAGTACAACATCGAAGCATTCTCTCAGAACTTCATGTACCCGGATCACGACCTCGACCGTGCCAACGGTGCTATCCGCGATGGCGAACACGCTTACACCAAGGACGGCGGCCTCGCTGTTCTTTACGGTAACCTCGCTATCGACGGCTGCATCGTGAAGACCGCAGGCGTTGACGAATCCATCTGGAAGTTCACCGGTCCGGCAATCGTATTCGAAAGCCAGGAAGAAGCCGTGAACGGCATTCTCGGCAACAAGGTGAAGGCTGGCGACGTCGTCGTCATCCGTTACGAAGGCCCGAAGGGTGGTCCTGGCATGCAGGAAATGCTCTACCCGACCTCTCACCTCAAGAGCCGTCACCTCGGCAAGTCCTGCGCCCTCCTCACCGACGGTCGCTTCTCCGGCGGTACGAGCGGTCTCTCCATTGGCCACGCTTCTCCGGAAGCCGCCAACAAGGGTAACATCGGCCTCGTGCACACAGGCGACGTCATCGAAATCGATATCCCAAACCGCACCATCAACGTGGAACTCACCGACGAAGAACTCGCCGCCCGCCGCAAGGAAATGGAATCCCGTGGCGCCAAGGCATGGAAGCCGGAAAACCGCGACCGCGTCGTGTCCAAGGCACTCCAGGCATACGCTGCCATGGCTTCTTCTGCAGACAAGGGCGCTGTCAGAGACTTGTCTCTAATTGGAGTTAAATAA
- a CDS encoding STAS domain-containing protein, translating to MKIEKNVDGSSTSFALEGRLDTMTAPLLESEIQGKLDGVTDLEFDFAKLSYISSAGLRVLLSAQKIMNKQGKMTIKNVCDEIKEIFEVTGFSDILTVV from the coding sequence ATGAAAATTGAAAAAAATGTGGATGGTTCCAGCACGTCTTTTGCCTTGGAAGGACGCTTGGATACGATGACGGCTCCGCTGCTCGAATCCGAGATTCAGGGAAAATTGGACGGTGTAACTGATCTGGAATTTGATTTTGCCAAGTTGTCTTATATTTCTTCGGCGGGCTTGCGCGTTTTGCTTTCTGCCCAGAAGATTATGAACAAGCAGGGCAAGATGACCATCAAGAATGTCTGCGATGAAATCAAGGAAATTTTTGAGGTGACGGGATTCTCGGACATTCTGACTGTCGTGTAG
- a CDS encoding ATP-binding protein has protein sequence MQNWVKEIVVDSKFENVKTLTDFVESSLEPLNPSPKAIMQIGVAIDELFSNVVRYSGSSNMKLILNVNEDVLTAKLTFIDEGVAYDPLKKTDPDVSLPAEDREIGGLGIFLVKKIMDGVEYKRDGEKNVLTVVKKLG, from the coding sequence ATGCAGAATTGGGTTAAAGAAATCGTCGTAGATTCAAAATTTGAAAATGTCAAGACTTTGACGGACTTTGTTGAAAGCTCTCTGGAGCCGCTGAATCCGTCGCCTAAGGCCATTATGCAGATTGGCGTTGCGATTGACGAACTGTTCAGCAATGTTGTTCGCTATTCGGGATCTTCTAATATGAAGCTGATTTTGAATGTGAACGAGGATGTGCTGACTGCAAAGCTGACTTTTATTGACGAGGGAGTGGCTTATGATCCGCTGAAAAAGACGGATCCGGATGTTTCACTTCCGGCGGAAGATCGCGAAATTGGCGGGCTTGGAATATTCCTCGTAAAAAAAATCATGGATGGCGTTGAGTACAAACGTGATGGCGAGAAGAATGTTTTAACCGTTGTAAAAAAACTGGGTTAA
- a CDS encoding NUDIX hydrolase, which yields MINTTLCYIEQDGKYLLLHRIKKKNDINKDKWIGIGGKFEEWESPEDCIHREALEETGLTLIRPKYRGIVTFISDGMDQTEFMHLFTATEFTGSIKDCDEGVLEWVDKQKVKELPHWDGDLIFLALLERGEPFFSLKLTYKGSTLTEALLNETPVTLQDFL from the coding sequence ATGATAAACACAACCCTTTGCTACATCGAACAAGACGGCAAGTACCTGCTGCTCCACCGCATCAAAAAGAAAAACGACATCAACAAGGACAAGTGGATCGGCATTGGCGGAAAGTTCGAAGAATGGGAATCGCCCGAAGACTGCATCCACCGCGAAGCACTCGAAGAAACAGGTCTCACGCTCATCCGCCCCAAGTATCGCGGCATCGTCACGTTCATCAGCGACGGCATGGACCAGACCGAATTCATGCATCTCTTTACGGCAACCGAATTCACAGGCTCAATCAAGGACTGCGACGAGGGCGTACTGGAATGGGTGGACAAGCAAAAAGTGAAGGAACTTCCCCACTGGGATGGTGACTTGATATTCCTAGCACTCCTGGAACGCGGCGAACCATTCTTTTCGCTCAAGCTCACCTACAAAGGCAGTACCCTCACCGAAGCTTTGCTCAATGAAACACCCGTAACACTACAGGATTTTCTGTAG
- a CDS encoding LptE family protein — translation MLYHKFISRLFVALMLAMVVSFFSGCYSFTASTLPSHIKTVNIHEVEDKTLDPVLANNIHTAVVDMFKRNAGGVRLVNSDANADFEITLLSYSNKPENYNSNSDVETYRVTIRVEVKFYDNVKERIIYESKSLSADGVYDVQANETEDRHGQTRAVEKLQDLIVSNALAKW, via the coding sequence ATGCTTTACCATAAGTTTATTTCTCGCCTGTTTGTCGCCTTGATGCTTGCCATGGTGGTAAGCTTTTTTTCGGGTTGCTATAGCTTTACTGCAAGTACGCTCCCGAGCCACATCAAGACGGTCAATATCCATGAAGTCGAGGACAAAACTTTGGATCCGGTGCTTGCAAATAACATCCATACAGCAGTCGTTGATATGTTCAAGCGCAATGCGGGTGGTGTGCGTCTTGTAAATAGCGATGCCAATGCCGACTTTGAAATTACTTTGTTAAGCTATTCGAACAAGCCCGAAAACTATAACAGCAATAGCGATGTGGAAACGTACCGCGTGACGATTCGCGTTGAAGTGAAATTTTACGATAACGTAAAAGAAAGAATCATCTACGAAAGCAAGTCGCTCTCGGCGGATGGTGTCTATGACGTCCAAGCGAACGAGACCGAAGACCGCCATGGCCAGACGCGTGCCGTTGAAAAGCTCCAGGACTTGATTGTTTCGAACGCCCTTGCAAAGTGGTAA
- a CDS encoding fibro-slime domain-containing protein has translation MKLYRWITLGALFGCSVATFAQTQDVRTLDIVIRDFQPNHPDFENFSEESVNHLNEIYNYRTSTGAAMNLYGYDAVWYANVPYHNTCGNMNTFQPGIVGAEIGTDGFPRQVNPYLPAYLQTVSAGPVLEYGECSQKSTQGWTQRGYKNAQNDVSGYKCPNGGTNWSNPVIYTPGMVNPYLIFAAPGADGKIDMYDGVVISKMNERCDNQFFEQWYLDVPGQNKRVNTTMDIPKDPAGTKYYIYDYNYNNGGYSPLDSINPVTREWVMNKPCNASIQPNGVCDQYDPQTLSIFCPPYNYQYAKDQADFLNQNTAKLCQDWLNQGGPRAVENGSGHSAAWQAAVMNGSLGLQHLRNYAFTMMGYASFKYKTTNQTPSHEVFEFAGDDDMWIFVDGVLVVDLGGTHLSAPGKVDIEVLARNNHGCHVGEPLSGYTNCSGASDATGWADDTWHHLHFFYADRQSDGSNIYIRTSLAELAPSRYGQPTVSDVVVKVDENGISHNSMYMNVPLADSSLIAINNPNVPSMVVLREVTDANGQKVTMVYGFYVTSMTGPIDKGADGQMYQFEGVVKDLNGNVVEGGLLGDDRLAFNVPYSQGLNDDGNGGNYTAQEWAQLMAWSQKVTFYVASSSGKHVEGFDEREKWGKISYTAVATTPVVPDDPAYDRPDFTNESQALTDLAGSGTIPTDMTADLVLTPIPAVNNVDPLKWAKDSAKVLMTSGAQGATTVPVGTGVVYGAGQDANKTLCYNDGSANVPGKKSNESCTSWSFPTTQPFHVNIRVFDHLGHFVNQYSKRVTQEEFENALNGLRSSTKSAGVKVPGCGETPMYGSTGAMLATIKMYPVTDKGRLLATGPYVYQMTVVKEAYSYCYASNGNNPTIMTMPFQRTTETIRRGYRRTQKK, from the coding sequence ATGAAATTATATAGATGGATTACCCTCGGTGCTCTGTTTGGTTGTTCCGTTGCTACTTTTGCCCAGACCCAGGATGTCCGCACATTGGATATTGTGATTCGCGATTTCCAGCCGAATCACCCTGACTTTGAAAATTTCTCGGAAGAATCCGTTAATCATCTGAATGAAATTTACAATTACAGGACTTCTACCGGTGCTGCAATGAACTTGTATGGTTACGATGCAGTCTGGTATGCCAATGTACCGTATCATAATACTTGTGGTAACATGAATACGTTCCAGCCGGGTATTGTCGGTGCCGAAATTGGTACTGATGGTTTCCCGAGACAGGTGAATCCGTATCTCCCGGCCTATTTACAGACTGTTTCTGCTGGTCCTGTCTTGGAGTATGGTGAATGTTCCCAGAAGTCTACTCAGGGATGGACGCAGCGTGGTTACAAGAATGCCCAGAATGACGTGAGTGGTTACAAATGCCCGAATGGTGGTACAAACTGGTCCAATCCGGTTATTTACACGCCGGGCATGGTGAATCCTTATTTGATTTTTGCTGCTCCTGGTGCTGACGGCAAGATTGATATGTATGACGGTGTCGTCATCAGCAAGATGAACGAACGCTGCGACAACCAGTTCTTTGAACAGTGGTATCTTGATGTTCCGGGCCAGAACAAGCGTGTCAACACAACAATGGATATCCCGAAGGATCCTGCTGGTACCAAGTACTACATTTACGACTATAACTATAACAATGGTGGTTATTCTCCGCTGGATAGCATCAACCCGGTTACAAGAGAATGGGTAATGAACAAGCCCTGTAATGCTTCGATCCAGCCGAACGGTGTGTGTGACCAGTATGACCCGCAGACGCTCTCAATTTTCTGCCCGCCTTACAACTACCAGTATGCCAAGGACCAGGCTGACTTCTTGAACCAGAATACGGCTAAGCTTTGTCAGGACTGGTTGAATCAGGGTGGCCCGCGTGCTGTTGAAAATGGCAGTGGACATAGCGCCGCATGGCAGGCTGCTGTGATGAATGGAAGCCTCGGCTTGCAGCACCTCCGCAACTACGCCTTTACCATGATGGGTTACGCAAGCTTCAAGTACAAGACTACAAACCAGACTCCGTCACACGAAGTGTTTGAATTCGCTGGTGACGATGACATGTGGATCTTTGTTGATGGCGTGCTTGTCGTGGACTTGGGCGGTACGCACTTGTCTGCTCCGGGTAAGGTCGATATTGAAGTTCTTGCAAGGAACAATCATGGTTGCCATGTCGGTGAACCGCTTTCCGGTTACACGAACTGCTCCGGCGCTTCTGATGCAACTGGCTGGGCCGATGATACTTGGCATCATTTGCACTTCTTCTATGCAGACCGTCAGTCCGATGGTTCCAACATTTACATCCGTACGTCTCTTGCCGAACTTGCTCCGTCCCGTTATGGTCAGCCGACTGTTAGCGATGTCGTCGTGAAGGTGGACGAAAACGGTATTTCTCACAACAGCATGTACATGAACGTCCCGCTGGCAGACTCTAGCCTTATTGCTATCAACAATCCGAATGTGCCGTCCATGGTTGTGTTGCGCGAAGTGACCGATGCTAACGGCCAGAAGGTGACGATGGTTTATGGCTTCTATGTGACTTCGATGACTGGCCCGATTGACAAGGGTGCCGATGGCCAGATGTACCAGTTTGAAGGTGTCGTGAAGGACCTTAATGGTAACGTTGTTGAAGGTGGCCTCCTGGGCGATGACCGCTTGGCATTCAACGTTCCGTATAGCCAGGGACTTAACGATGATGGCAATGGTGGTAACTATACTGCACAGGAATGGGCTCAGTTGATGGCCTGGTCTCAGAAGGTGACTTTCTATGTGGCATCGAGCTCTGGCAAGCATGTGGAAGGCTTCGATGAACGTGAAAAGTGGGGTAAGATTTCTTATACTGCAGTGGCTACGACTCCTGTGGTGCCTGACGACCCTGCTTATGACCGTCCGGACTTTACGAATGAATCCCAGGCACTTACGGACTTGGCTGGTAGCGGTACGATTCCGACCGACATGACTGCTGACCTTGTTTTGACTCCGATTCCGGCTGTCAATAACGTTGATCCGCTCAAGTGGGCTAAGGATAGCGCCAAGGTGCTTATGACTTCTGGTGCTCAGGGGGCTACGACTGTCCCGGTTGGTACAGGCGTTGTCTATGGTGCAGGCCAGGATGCAAACAAAACTCTCTGCTATAACGACGGTTCTGCAAACGTTCCGGGCAAGAAGAGTAACGAATCTTGCACGAGCTGGTCTTTCCCGACCACACAGCCGTTCCATGTGAATATTCGCGTGTTTGACCACCTCGGCCACTTTGTGAACCAGTACAGCAAGCGCGTGACACAGGAAGAATTTGAAAACGCCTTGAACGGCTTGCGTTCTTCTACGAAGTCTGCAGGCGTGAAGGTGCCGGGCTGCGGTGAAACTCCGATGTATGGCTCTACGGGTGCTATGCTTGCTACGATCAAGATGTATCCGGTTACGGACAAGGGTCGTTTGCTCGCTACGGGTCCGTATGTTTACCAGATGACGGTCGTGAAGGAAGCTTACTCTTACTGCTATGCAAGTAACGGTAACAACCCGACCATCATGACGATGCCGTTCCAGCGCACTACGGAAACGATTCGTCGCGGTTATCGCAGAACCCAGAAGAAATAA